A region of Triticum dicoccoides isolate Atlit2015 ecotype Zavitan unplaced genomic scaffold, WEW_v2.0 scaffold31321, whole genome shotgun sequence DNA encodes the following proteins:
- the LOC119345844 gene encoding ervatamin-C-like, with amino-acid sequence MAPIHSNSSRRHDGTLLALLLALVAATAFVGAAAARGDALAARHERWMAKYGRAYTDAAEKLHRQEVFAANARHVDAVNRAGNRTYTLGLNQFSDLTNEEFVEKHLGYRHQPGGLRPEDTPVAAVNMSKAQFQSTPDSMDWRAQGAVTQVKNQASCGSCWAFAAVAATEGLVQIATGNLISMSEQQVLDCTGDTSTCKGGSVIAALRYVAASGGLQPEAAYAYTGQRGACRSVMPNSAASVGAPRWVGLNGDEDALRELAASQPVAVGVEADPDFQHYMSGVFVGSSSCGQNLNHAVTVVGYGADGGGQEYWLVKNQWGTGWGEGGYMRLTRGNGGNCGMATVAYYPTMNSS; translated from the exons GGCGCCGATTCACAGTAACAGCTCTCGCCGCCACGACGGCACACTGCTCGCGCTTCTGCTCGCGCTCGTGGCCGCCACTGCCTTTGTCGGCGCTGCCGCGGCGCGAGGGGACGCGCTGGCCGCCCGGCACGAGCGGTGGATGGCCAAGTACGGGCGCGCGTACACCGACGCTGCCGAGAAATTGCACCGGCAGGAGGTGTTCGCGGCCAACGCGCGCCACGTAGACGCTGTCAACCGGGCGGGCAACCGGACGTACACCCTCGGGCTCAACCAGTTCTCCGACCTCACCAACGAAGAGTTCGTGGAGAAGCACCTCGGGTACCGTCACCAGCCGGGCGGGCTCCGTCCCGAGGACACGCCGGTGGCCGCGGTGAACATGTCCAAGGCTCAGTTCCAGTCCACACCGGACAGCATGGACTGGAGGGCCCAGGGCGCCGTCACCCAAGTCAAGAACCAAGCTTCATGTG GGAGTTGCTGGGCGttcgcggcggtggcggcgaccgAGGGGCTCGTACAGATCGCCACCGGTAACCTCATCTccatgtcagagcagcaggtgctCGACTGCACGGGCGACACTAGCACCTGCAAGGGTGGCTCCGTCATCGCCGCCCTACGTTACGTCGCCGCAAGCGGCGGCCTGCAGCCGGAGGCAGCCTACGCGTATACCGGCCAGCGGGGCGCGTGCCGCAGCGTCATGCCAAATTCGGCCGCCTCCGTTGGCGCCCCCCGCTGGGTGGGCCTGAACGGCGATGAGGACGCGCTGCGGGAGCTGGCGGCCAGCCAACCGGTGGCCGTGGGCGTGGAGGCGGACCCTGACTTTCAGCACTACATGAGCGGCGTGTTCGTCGGTAGTTCATCGTGCGGGCAGAACCTGAACCACGCCGTGACGGTGGTGGGGTACGGGGCGGACGGCGGCGGGCAGGAATACTGGTTGGTGAAGAATCAGTGGGGGACGGGGTGGGGTGAGGGGGGCTACATGCGCCTCACGCGCGGGAACGGCGGCAACTGCGGCATGGCCACCGTCGCCTACTATCCAACCATGAACAGCTCTTAA